In Paenacidovorax monticola, the genomic window TTGGCCGTGGAGGCCGCCGCAGCCTTGGTGCCGCCCGCCGCGCGCAGGTGGGTGCCGCGCACCCAGCCTTCGCGCGCGCCGGCCTTGATGCGCACCCAGCCGCCCTGCGATTCGAGCTGCTCGGCCCGCGTGCCCACGGGCAGCGCGGCCAGGGACTTGGCGTTGAGCGCGGGGCTGGCCCGCAGTTCGGTGGCGGTGGACACCTCCAGGGATTGGGCGCGCGCGCCCCAGCTCAGTGCGACCAGTGCGGCGGCCAATAGCCAGCGCAGCACCGCCGCGACCGCGGATGCTTTCATGATGTGGACCTCTCTCTTCGTGGTGATATCAGGTGGTCGGCCCACTCGGGCCCTCCACCACGGCTTTTCGGCGCGGCTCATAGAGCCGCACCTTCTGCTCTCTGCCCTTGACCTCGAACGCCCCACGGTCGATGAAGTCGAAGGTATCCATGCATTCTGCCCGGGTTGCCTCCGAGACCAAAACGGTGGCCACGCCCTTGGTGCAGCCCTCGATGCGGCTGCACAGGTTCACCGTGTCGCCAATGGCCGTGTAGTCGAGCCGCCGTGCGGTGCCCAGGAAGCCCACCACGGCCTGCCCGGTGTGCACGCCGATGCCGATGTCGAAGCGCGCCGACGGGTCCTCGCGCGCGATGTCGGCCGCGAAGCGCTGCATGGCCTCGGCCATGCCCAGCGCCGCCTCCACGGCCAGCGCGGCGTGGCGCGGCTGCGCGATGGGCGCGCCCCAGAAGGCCATGATGGCGTCGCCGATGAATTTGTCGAGCGTGCCCTGGTGGCGGAAGATCACGTCCACCTGCATCTCGAAGTAGCGGTTGAGCAGCGCCACGATCTCCTCGGGCCGGCGGTGCTCC contains:
- a CDS encoding SH3 domain-containing protein, with the translated sequence MKASAVAAVLRWLLAAALVALSWGARAQSLEVSTATELRASPALNAKSLAALPVGTRAEQLESQGGWVRIKAGAREGWVRGTHLRAAGGTKAAAASTANPVTGLTGLFSASSTRPTATTGTRGLTQEQLAKAQPAPAEVAQLESYAVTAAQAQQFAQGGNLAAQPIKAYTGAE
- a CDS encoding adenylate/guanylate cyclase domain-containing protein; protein product: MLIAALGAAFAGRASLAWTVAGFAAAVALALGGSVLALRAQVYWVPVSALVLGALALLAFGLLSARLEMAQRRHVQAMFSRFVDPRIVDNLSEAAQVAQAEVSASREVTVLFSDIRGFTSLSEHRRPEEIVALLNRYFEMQVDVIFRHQGTLDKFIGDAIMAFWGAPIAQPRHAALAVEAALGMAEAMQRFAADIAREDPSARFDIGIGVHTGQAVVGFLGTARRLDYTAIGDTVNLCSRIEGCTKGVATVLVSEATRAECMDTFDFIDRGAFEVKGREQKVRLYEPRRKAVVEGPSGPTT